The Ipomoea triloba cultivar NCNSP0323 chromosome 4, ASM357664v1 DNA segment CTGTCAATTTACTTTACTTTACGGTAAAAGACCTTAATGATAACAACAATGATATGTATATGAGGTGGCAATTGTACATCTCAATAAAAAAGTGATgtgaaatatgaaataaaattatagcaTGAATATGGTCCTTCGAAGAATGTCAAGTTACTTATAGTAATATGAATCATCAATAATTGGTTCAAACATTCTGAATTTGACCCCAACTTGTGTCCAAATTATGTCCAGATAAGAAGACACACTTGTCCTATACTCCTATGAGGCACGAGCTGAATGCACATTTCCTAAATATTACTCTGACAAAATAATAGGAACCAGTTTCCTATTTTTAAGAGAAAAACATGTTGAACTTGAACAACTAGCTTCTCCTTATGGGgttttgtatttaaaaagaGCAGGCAAGGGTGGCTCCAATCCAAGTATTTAAGAGAAAAACATGTTGAACTTGAACCACTACCTTCTCCTTGTGGTTTCTAGGCTTTGGTTACTTTAGATTCTTTTTCTGATCAATAGCCTGCTTACAAAATTGTCAATCCAGAATGCCTCCAACCCAAGTCTTTccacttttgagttttgacaaaTTTTTGCTGGAATTGCTTCATGTATAAAATGCATCCAGAAGACCTTGAAATTTCTTCTATTGTTTGAATTTATATTGTAGCAGTAGTAGTGAACAAATAAATTAACCTGTAACTGGATATCATTTGTATCATTGCTAATAAGCTTTTGTTATTTACAACATCCTAAGTCATTTGATCTTGAGAAGCTGCGCTATAGATTCCTACATTTAGGATCTCCCACTTAAATACCTTCCAGAGGTACTGCCAGTTTTTGAGGTGTTGACTTCTTGACTTCTCTGGTGCATGCTATCGAATCTTGGGTTACAGATTGTCTATTCATGAATCATGCTTCAATTCCACCATCCAAGCACTTCAATTTTATATGGTTTGTGCCTTAGAGAAAATTTACTGGAGCAAATAATCCATGCATGATTTTCTGTTTTacctataaaaattaataattgaagtTTGTTCAACTCTCTTGAATGTCATGTCATTTACTTTTGAAATTGTTTCAATCCAGTATTCACaactaaatttttgtttatatttatatatatatatatatatatatatatatatatatatttacaggcTGCTTCTAGATTAGCACAGTTGGATAGAATTGCTGAACGCCTTTCACGCCATGTTATGCAGCATCATGAAGTAATGGGTAAGGCTtctgtttgtgtgtgtgtgtgttttttttgggGACCCTCGTAAGATTCTTCACATATATTTTATCATTGTTTTGTATAATAAGCTGTATGCCTTGCTTGGTTAACTACATCTGAtgacaaataatatttttcttttgtaaatGATAAAGATAGAGCGTTTAGGGGGCAAGAAGTCCTAAAAGGCATGTTCCAGAATTTCCCATTGTTTTCTAGTATGTATTGAATGATGACCCACTTAAGAATTGTTTCCAGACATTCTTGAAGGTAGAGCTTACTATGATTATCTGTAGGTCTTCTGTAGATTATTTGAATGGTAGATTACTATGATTATCTCGACATGTTATATAGATCAGATCTTTTGGGATTCATTTAGAGTGTCACTTTAAAAAATGAGTTAAAACCATTCCCCTGATAAAGGTGCACAATGCTACTCATGTAGGATCTTAAGAAGGAACCAATATGAAACCTTATCTTTATTATAGACAGGTTGCTTCTAGGTCTTGAACCCCTGACTTTTAGCATAAAAAATTGGTAAACATTTGGCTACTAAACCACCAAGCTTTCAAGCActtaatataatgcatttaaAAAGATGGTATCTGCTTTATCTCCTTTCCTATCAGCTCTGTAAGTCTTGTGCTTATTTTGTTGTTGAGTTTATTACTTGTGCCTCTTGGTATTATGCACGTGTTTAATGTGTGTCCTTTGATATTCCCTAGGTGTGTGAACAAGTTGATAGACCCTATGGTGATATACTCTAGGTTAGCGTATgggtatatatatgtgtagtcTTTGTGTTATCCAATGGGTGTTCAagcaatacatatataaatcttCCCAGTTTATTCAACAGTTAAGCATTTAAGCTGTCATTGTTATGGTTCCATTTTTCTTATAATGGATGCACAGTGGTTTCTCCTTTCAATCTTTAACAATGTGCTTGTACTGGCAGTGAAAGGAATGAATCTTGTCAGGGAATTGGAAAGAGACTTGAAAGTTGCGAATGTTATTTGCATGGTAAGCAGCTGTCAATGTTGCATGTTAATGTCttggtaaaataattatgatattttaCCTTTTATGGTTTTTTTACATCATAAAATTTGACTTTTCCCACTATTATTACCATGAGGCTGGCTTTTCTCTTGATCTCTGGTTCTCATCAATTCTTTTTCCTGATTTCTGCAGAATGGGCGGAGACATCTTACATCATCAAGGAATGAAATATCAAGGGATCTTATTGTGCACAGAAATTCTAAAAAGAAACAAGCGCTTTTGGTATTTTTCTTTGCCTAGGCTCCTTCAAGGACTagcatgactttttttttttttcatcctaGTCTAGGCAAAAGGATCTTGAGTTCTCATTTAGTCTGACCATGGTTACCATCACCAATATGGAATAGCTTTTCGATGAGAAGtagttatatatttttattagtagGTGTTCAATTTGTTGTGAAAATGCTCCTCAGAATTTGACAGCTTATAAATTTTAGGACATGCTCCCCATCTTAACGGAGCTCCGCCATGCACTGGACATGCAAGTGGCTCTTGAAACTCTTGTAGAGGAAGGAAACTTCTCTAAGGTCCCATTCTATTCCAACACAATCTTTGCAGCTTTGCTTCCACTTCCTCTTCCTTCTCGCAAATCATTCTTTTTTATTCTAATGTTGTATGGTCATGCATTCTGCAAGTATTGACTAATGATTGACCTGTTGACTTGCAGGCATTCCAAGTACTCTCTGAGTATTTGCAAATTATGGATAGTTTATCACAACTTTCAGCAGTACAAGAAATGAGCCATGGTGTTGAGGTGAAATTAACACATGATAACTTTTAATGAAGTGATCATAAGGGACATCTCTACttctttttgtaaataattgttagAAAATCCTATCCAGATCTAGAGTTCTGACTAAATTTTGCACATGAACACAATCTTTGCTATCTTTATGGTATTTCTTTAGTTTTCCCATGATTGTGGTTATCTAAGTCTATGTTAATGAGCTCCATGAATTTACAGGTGTGGTTGGGAAAGACTCTTCAAAAGTTGGATGCACTTTTATTAGGAGTATGCCAGGATTTCAAAGAGGAGAGCTATACAACTGTTAGTCAATCAACTTGGTTTTCGACCAAATCATTACAAGTTTTGAAGTGCATTGCATAATTTCACATTTCATCTTTAGTTGTCTCATCTTGCattcttgtaaaaaaaaatcttatcttgTATTCTTTTTTCTCACACTTCCACTGTATGATAGGCCAAATACTGGTATGAATATGATTCCATAAACTTTTTGTACAGAAATAGATTCATGCATTTGAAATCTTGTTAACATATGTTGTTTAGCTTTAATCCTATTCAAAGATGTTATTTCTGGATAGAGTCTGATCTGAATTCTGATTTATATTTAGATATTTTGTGCATAGGGCAGACTTTGTAAATGCTATGGTGCAGATGAAGCTGGTTGCAGATTACTGTCTGTGTACAGTATATAGTAATATGTCATAACAAGCTTGAAATAATGTGTTCCATATCATCTACAGGTGGTTGATGCTTATGCACTAATCGGGGATGTTTCTGGACTTGCTGAAAAGATACAAAGTTTCTTTATGCAGGAGGTTCTCTCTGATACACACAGTGTTTTGAAGACTCTTGTGCAAAAGGTATGTTTATCTGCTTTCTTTTTTTGATAGgcatttccttttcttttccaataAGAGTACTAATGGCCAAATTCACAATCCTTTGGTGTAACTGGACTTAGTTGACATGTTTGAGATTACTTTTATGGTAAAATGTTCAAGATTATCCAAAAGAAAAATGACTAGTGTTTTCTTTGAGTCTCTAGCTCCCAGCCAGTGTGACATTAATGAAAAATgcataattatttaaaacatcAAGTAAGCTGACTTTTTTCCAGGGTATAAAGtgaacaataagaacaaatAAAGCTGACCTTTTACATGACAGTATCTTTTGCTTCCTTGCTTTATAACATCTATTACTTATTGCAGGACTTTGAAAATACCAATGTGCAAGGTGCAAGGTATAATCTCATGCCTCTATCAGCTTGCTAAGAAACTGTTCTAGTTTATCTGTGTCATGATTTGCCCCCACTCCACATCCAGGCTCACATACAGTGATCTGTGCATTCAGATGCCTGAATCCAAATTTAGGCAGTGTTTGTTGGCAACCCTAGCTGTATTATTTAAGTTGATGTGTTCATATCATGCAATCTTGAGCTTCCAGCCAGTGGATAAGGTAAACATCTTTCTTGTGTCTTAAAACTATTCATAGTTTCTTACAGTGCTCACAATAATAGACTGCTTACCTCTCTTTCTTTTCAGATTGCTTTTTCTTGacttttatgtatatttttcctcatttaaaaaaattgaatgtatAGAGCTTTCTGCTTGAAGGATTTGTTATAGAATCTgcttcaatttaaaattttattcatatttgtttattatgcTTCTTTGCAATTATCAGGTCATTGCCTGAAATTATTCCCCCCTCTCACTATTTATGCACAGATTTTATGTGAAGTATTTTGTGATATCAATCTCTCTGCCTGCCAAACCCTTGCTATGGATAAGAAGCAGGGTGAGGTTTTTGCACTTGCAGGGGACATTCAACATGTTGGTACAATTGCACAAACTCCAGTTGTATCCTCCACTGGAGAGATGCCAGCAACCTGTGTATCTTTGACAGATAATATTGCAGCTTTTCATCCTTCAAATATAGATAATGGTGAAGAGGTAAGGGATGGTGGAGAGACAGCATCAAGCAGCGGATCACCCTGGTTTCAGCTGCGTAAGGATGCTGCAACTTTTGTTTCACAAACCTTACATAGAGGCCGGAGGAATCTCTGGCAACTTACAACAAGTCGTGTAGCAGTGTTGCTTTCGTCTCCTGTTGTGTGCTCTACAAGTATTCATCAGTTCCTAACAATGTATGAAGATCTGAATACTTTCATCTTGGCTGGGGAAGCTTTCTGTGGGAGTGAAGCAGTTGAATTCAGGCAGAAAGTAAAATTCGTTTGTGAAAGTTATTTTGCTTCTTTCCATCGGCAGAACATATATGTAAGTTTGCCTTACCCTATCCCTATCCCTATCCCTATATGTTGTGCATAGTGCATACACACACAACAGAGTGCATGTCGTGGGAAACATTTCCCCTCTGCACATTGTGGTCCTTGAGTGGCAAAAGAAATATAAGATATTTTGAGGGACTTGGGACTCCCGTGCATTGGATTAAGTAGAGAGTTTGGATCTTTTGCTTTTAGGGTATAAAGAAAAGCCCATAAATGGACCTCCTGTGTAATCTAGAATCATGATACtcttgtaatattttttgtagGCATCTACTTGGagcttttcttttttaataggGAAAAGGtgcaaataagccatcgaactatttgggaattagcaattaagccatcgaactcgaattagctccaaataagccactgaactcagaaaaacaaagcaattaagccactaaaccggaaaaaaataacaattaacattttcaacAGGTCATTTGCCTATTCCGGCAATCGGTGACGACTTTTCCGGTGACCGGCAAAAACTTCCGGCGATGACGGAGCCGTCGCCTGTCGCATTTTCCGGCGAGGGTGACCAAAACTGGTCGCTGGAATTTTTCGCTGGTCACCAGTGGCCGGAATAGACAAATGACaagttaaaaatgttaattgttaattttttttttctggtttagtggcttaattgttttgattttctgagttcagtggcttatttggagtttatttgagttcgatggcttaattgctaattcccaaatagttagatggcttatttgtaccttttccctttttaatataatattgaaagcTATTACATGTACATCTTTTTCTGGAAAGCAGTAAATCTAAATCTACTGGTTCATAAAGCTTCtattaacaaatttattttcctaagaagttaaaatttgaaataatataaatataattgaagTTTTCTTTACCTTACCACTTGTTTGCCTCCCGTGTATGATACTGGTCATTGCTTTTACTGAAATTTGTCACACTGCTTTTGATAATGAGGCTATGAGTTGGATAATTCTTGTGCTCATTCACACATGAACAAATTCTTGTTGTTCCTCACTTAATGATACTGAGGCTATAAAGTTGAATAATTTCATTTCTgttatatcataattattatgcTACTGTGAGAAGCTACTATTTTGTACTCAGCTTGGTGAATTTTtatctaattattttaatagtgAATTTCTAAGTAAAGAGAAGGGGTGGGTATGGGTCCTGGTTTTAGATTTCAATGGGTACATTATCTACTATTCCCTTCCTAAAAAGTATACAGagtattttgtaaatttgtaatgttttgaGTGCTGAATTACTTAGCTGATTCATCTTACTGACTGATGCTTTGACATATCACATAAAAATGTAGCAGTAGCTGATCATCACTTATCTTAGAGGTTATCAAGGATGAACATTTTACTACATTTTTATCTCTACTTCCATTatctgtttgtttgtttgtttgtgcgTTTTTTTCCCTGAAACAGTGACACTTTGACTATCTGTTACTAATAAGAATTGAGTTGCAATAATAGCCTACATTACCTGTGAAGTCCTATAATAGTGTTCAATTTATATCTATAATCATATGTATGCTACCATAGATTACTCATTTTCTTATGAACTCTTCACCCTTTTTGGTGCTTGAAGCTACATGAACACCTGCAATTAAGTGCATTTTTTGTTCCtgcaaatttgaaacaaaaattacttttaatgAAGTAATACATGTGACCTGACTGATGAAAGGGTGGTTTTGAGTTTTCAATcctattatgttattactaTTCTGTACAACACCCGAGGAAGAGAATATGTTCTAAAAATTTATTGGCCTACTGAAGTGTTTCTTTTTATGTGTTTATCTGATgttaattaatacggagtataaactTTTCTTAGGGTCATAATTCGTTCTTAACTCATAACATGTATGGTTTTTAATAATCTTAAaatcttcatttttatataCAGGCACTGAAATTGGTGCTGGAAAAGGAGAATTGGCTGATATTGCCACCAGAAGTAACACAAGTAGTAAGTTTTGCTGGTCTCATTGGTGATGGAGCGGCATTGATTGCTTCAACTAGTAACTCTCTCGATACTCGATTGGGGCATGCCCATAAGTCAAATGATCTTGCCCAAACCAACTCTAAGAGGAGCGGATTTTCAAATTGGCTGAAGAACGAGAACCCCTTTTTGGTGAAATTGAATTGTAGTTCAAATGAGTACACTGATTCTTATTTTCCCGGATCGCCATCTTCTAGAGAAGTTGGAAGCTCTAACGGGAGTTATTTCAAAAAGGATTCTACTCAAGAAAACCATGCTGAAAATCATATGAATGGGAGTCCTTCTCTATCAGAAGATGAAAACGAAGATCTTCATGCTGATTTTATTGATGAAGATAGTCAACTTCCAAGCCGGATTTCAAAGCCTAGTCGTTCAAGACATCGTTCTACACTTTCGAATGATGAAGAAATGACAGCACAAACAGGATCGTCTCTTACTCTCTTAAGGTAAGATGTTTGGATTTGCTTTCTTACTAAATATATTGATAACTTTAAGCTGAAAATTGTACACAACAGGTTAATGGATAAATATGCAAGGCTAATGCAGAAGCTGGAGTTCGTAAATGTTGAGTTGTTCAAGGTATGCCCTTTTAAAAATAGTTCATAGTCTAGATATATTTCACTTTCTTTTTTGGTGATCAACTCTTTACAGTCtgcttctcttttttttttttttttaaataaatttttttaactgTGAAATCCTTTAACAGGGAATTAGCCAATTGTTTGGGATCTTTTTTCACTTTGTATTTGAGAGCTTTGTCAATCAGAGTACTCTCCCTGGTGGAAAGGTCTTGACAGACATGCTTCCTCGTAAGTGTTTTCAATAGTTACTTTTCTCTCtccattaaaaagaaaaaaatttgtatGTCCTACACCATgctgttatttatttatttattttaatggttCTTAGACAAGCTAAAGACTGCATTATCAAGAATAACACAGGATTGTGACCAATGGATGAAACCACAGTCTTCACCATTTAATTCATCTTCACCCACATCTTCAAATACACCATTCACTCATATGGATGTCACTCCTACAAGTCCACCAAGTCTCTTAGCTGGTGCATCTTTTAGTCTCAAGGTACTTTTATTTCAGCAATGCTGAGCAGGGATATAGTTCTCTGTGTAATTGGTTTCTTCTTTATAGAAGATCTACTTGTATTGCTTGTGGTATTGTTACTCTAGCCAGTGATACTGTAATACTTGTACAAGTTAGTTTAGACAGGTCTCTGAACTTGTTGGCTTTAAGTCTTGTCCTTAGGGGCGTGATAAATTAAACATCATAATACCCATAGAAAAATGCATATGCATGGATTTGATATCGCCTAATGTTTTGATGAGTACTGTATTATTTTCATGTGTAGTAATTCTAAAAAAGTGTCTCATTTTCAGTTTTGATGCATAATATATCTCAACATAATTGCAGGAAAGATGTGCCGGTGCTGACACTATATCTCTTGTTGCTCGATTGTTGCATAGATCTAAAGCTCATCTTCAGTCAATGCTTCTGAAAAAAAATTCAGCGACTGTTGAAGATTTTTATGTGCATTTGGTATGCTTACCTGGACTACAAAAAGTTCTATTAgtagttataatttttatgcAACTATAaatgaaattgataaaaatgGTTAAACCACTGCCCTAAGGTCCAACCGTCCAACTAAATTCctttaggcaaattattgcatggaccatggtccacacagctgtgtggaccaaaaataaaaagtacattatttttgtcctgaaggtacattatttttgtactgtaagtacattatttgatagtatatatcaaataatgtaccttcaatacaaaaataatgtaccctaatataatgtacctacagtataaaaataatgtatcttcaatacaaaaataatgtactttttatttttggtccacacagctgtgtggaccatggtccatgcaataatgaNCTATAaatgaaattgataaaaatgGTTAAACCACTGCCCTAAGGTCCAACCGTCCAACTAAATTCctttaggcaaattattgcatggaccatggtccatgcaataatgattgattccTTTATAGTANAAAAATGGTTAAACCACTGCCCTAAGGTCCAACCGTCCAACTAAATTCctttaggcaaattattgcatggaccatggtccacacagctgtgtggaccatggtccatgcaataatgatggtccacacagctgtgtggaccatggtccatgcaataatgattgattccTTTAtagtatggaccatggtccatgcaataatgattgattccTTTATAGTATATGCAGTTGAGAAGTTGAAAAAACAGAGTGGAAAGACCACAAGAATATTGTTAATTTCTGATTTATGCCTGAAGAACTAAAATAGTATAACAATGGAAAATGATCATAGAGTACCGTGTTGATTTTCTGTCTTAATGCTCTGTGAACTTCTGTTATTTGAAACCCATAAAAAATTATTGCAACCAATTAATCTCTTCTGATGTAGTCCTATATAATGAGTAATGACAATTCTGATATGTATGATTTTATGGAGGGATTGTCTTTCATTAATCAGCTTAGCATCTTAAATATTTCACTAAGTTGATTGAGGAACTTTTCCAATGGCTCCTTTTTCAGGTGGATGTTGTACCAGACCTTGTAGAACATATTCACAGAACAACTGCCAGGCTATTTCTCCACATAAATGGGTGAGATATTACTCATTTTTTGTCCTCATTCCACACACCTTTTTAGTACTAGGAGTGACTTTTTGCTGTCTCTGGCTCTAAGCGAGTGTTATATCCATAGATACCAAAAATATACATCTCCAATGGAATGTTTATATGAGAAACTCATTTGTCTGCCTTTAGGGgtcgtttggttcaagttatataagataaccaAGGTTATCTTTGCTTAGGAGTATAAGATTTcctgtttggttcaagttatgcaATTTTCCCGGGAAATGTAACATAACCTCCACATAAGGTTTTTAGCTATTgcaagggaatgtgagatacccTCCCCTTTCTTAGGTATTCTCACATTCCCTTGTCTTATTgctaattttgtcattttaatcCATTGCCTTAGTTAATTATTGTTTAAGCtcttagttaattaattttaaatcattTACTTCTATATTTTACCATTgccttatttattttagttttaaaatttattaaaataatcatcataacattaaaaaaataactctTCAACCAAATAGATTTATATTACATACCTcagttttaaaccaaacacGGGAATCTAACATTCCTAACAATataacattccgtgaaccaaacgcccccttaatTCTTAGAGGGACCTGAAATACCTATAGTACTTAGCTTCTATTTTCTTATATTGCGCGCGCACACATACATTCTGAAAATTTCTAATGCATACTGTTGTTGCTATGCTATTATAGTCTCTTTCTATTGTTACTATCACTGCTTTGCTAGAGTAGAAAGTACGATTTGTTCTTTAAAATGTTGAAATTGCTTCTGAGTTGGGTGTTTATAATGGGTTTGACTTCAAATTGGTCAGGTATGTTGATAGGATTGCTAATGCTAAATGGGAGTTGAAAGATCTTGGATTGGAGCACAATGGGTATGTTTctgttgcaatttttttttattcccaGATATTTCTATGAGAACTGGATAAGCAAAAATAGGTGTGAGAGATTTTGATTTGGAAATTTTATAAAAGTCTATAATTCTACTGGGGCTTGCGTTTCTGGTAAAAAAATGCAAGTCCCAATGGAGTTTGTCATTTTTGCGAAATGATTTTTTTCCCCATAAATATGCCCACTTGCGTTTGTCAGTATACATACGCCAAACGCAAGTAGGACTTGTGTTTGTTGTATGTATTTCTGTACAGTACAAATGCAAGTCGCCGCAAGTGCGACTtgcgtttttgttttttttttttttgagaaaatattttgtCGCTGGAAAGAGGCGCTGGTGACCACGGTCAGGAAATATGACCACTTTCACGAACTGCCCAACTAGTGTCACCATTGTTGCTACAGCAGACTGCAGAATTGTCATGTTTAGCAGCTATCTCAGGTTTTCCCTCCTGATGATTTTCTCGAACGTGAGCTGCGTTAACGAGAAGAGCAGTGCAAGACAAGCAGAGGTGCCAAGTGCGAACAGCAGTCCTAGGATGTAGTTATCTTGAGAGTTTGAGCTGGTGGAGTTATCATCGTCTTTACCAAACACAAGAAGCATGGGGGCAAAGGTGAGAAGCACAGCAGAGTTGGTAATGCAGGGGGTGAAAATCTCGGCGTTTatgaagaaggagaagatgGCAGTGGAGTTAACAAGAGTGTAAGTAGAGGCTGGAAGGTAATCTATGGCGACAGAATACAGAATCGCACCAGCTGCAAGCACGGCAGATGACACCAAGAACAGTATAGACATCGGAAAGAAGAACTTAAGGAGGGTTTGTGTGGCTGTTGATGATTTGTTGATCGCCAGTAATGGAGGAAGGTGGTGAGAGGAGGAAGGGGATAAGGAAAGGGAAGCCGGCGGTTTGCAGAGTGTCAACGAGCCATTTGCCGTTGCGCCTTGATCGTAAAGAAGTCCCACCGGcgacaaaatatttttttttaaaaaatttttttattaaagaaaCGCAAGTGCAACTTGTGTTTGTGGTCAACTTGCATTTGTACTGTATAGAAATACATACGACAAATGCAAGTCCCAGTTGCGTTTGGCGTATGTATACTGACCTTTGTTGTATTTAtgatgaaaaaaaatcattccgAAAAAATGACAAACTCCATTGGGACTTTTTTACTAGAAACGCAAGTCCCAATGGAGTTTTCCTAAAGTTGTCCATGTTTTTAAATCACCCCATTTTTGTCCACTAGTTTCAAAATTACCCATTTCAGTCAATTTCCCCGTTGTAGAGAGCACAGGATAAGTTTGGTACCTCATTCACTGACCCAGCAAAGACTATAAAATTGAGAATTCCATGTCAAGCCTTTCAATTGTTAGTATGACAtccagaaaatatttaaaaacttcAGAAAGATGAATACTGATATCCAAGCTGCCACATCTTTAGAAACATACACATGGCATTCTATTAATAAGTTGTACTCTTAGCATGAACAACAGAAAGAAAGGATTTAATGGGCTGTTACAGCCCGTA contains these protein-coding regions:
- the LOC116015670 gene encoding syndetin isoform X2, with the protein product MQSNSLPFPLIPLTLFNGGELSEGGFELSRYLFLGSLLFSSPGGTAGGMDLSKVGEKIFSSVRSARSLGLLPASPSDRPEVPARAAAAAAVARVLAGLPPHQRHNLSSSSEELSSEELSSIYGSKPSKVLDDLEEEFYEEDFDPVRHVLEHIPTDENELAYFEEKAASRLAQLDRIAERLSRHVMQHHEVMVKGMNLVRELERDLKVANVICMNGRRHLTSSRNEISRDLIVHRNSKKKQALLDMLPILTELRHALDMQVALETLVEEGNFSKAFQVLSEYLQIMDSLSQLSAVQEMSHGVEVWLGKTLQKLDALLLGVCQDFKEESYTTVVDAYALIGDVSGLAEKIQSFFMQEVLSDTHSVLKTLVQKDFENTNVQGARLTYSDLCIQMPESKFRQCLLATLAVLFKLMCSYHAILSFQPVDKQGEVFALAGDIQHVGTIAQTPVVSSTGEMPATCVSLTDNIAAFHPSNIDNGEEVRDGGETASSSGSPWFQLRKDAATFVSQTLHRGRRNLWQLTTSRVAVLLSSPVVCSTSIHQFLTMYEDLNTFILAGEAFCGSEAVEFRQKVKFVCESYFASFHRQNIYALKLVLEKENWLILPPEVTQVVSFAGLIGDGAALIASTSNSLDTRLGHAHKSNDLAQTNSKRSGFSNWLKNENPFLVKLNCSSNEYTDSYFPGSPSSREVGSSNGSYFKKDSTQENHAENHMNGSPSLSEDENEDLHADFIDEDSQLPSRISKPSRSRHRSTLSNDEEMTAQTGSSLTLLRLMDKYARLMQKLEFVNVELFKGISQLFGIFFHFVFESFVNQSTLPGGKVLTDMLPHKLKTALSRITQDCDQWMKPQSSPFNSSSPTSSNTPFTHMDVTPTSPPSLLAGASFSLKERCAGADTISLVARLLHRSKAHLQSMLLKKNSATVEDFYVHLVDVVPDLVEHIHRTTARLFLHINGYVDRIANAKWELKDLGLEHNGYVDLLLGEFKHYKTRLVTGGIQKEVQDLLLEYGLDNVAETLVEGLSRVKRCTDEGRALMSLDLQVLINGLKHFVSVDVRPKLQIVETFIKAYYLPETEFVHWSRAHPEYSKSQVVGLVNLVATMKGWKRKTRLEVLEKIE
- the LOC116015670 gene encoding syndetin isoform X1, with the protein product MQSNSLPFPLIPLTLFNGGELSEGGFELSRYLFLGSLLFSSPGGTAGGMDLSKVGEKIFSSVRSARSLGLLPASPSDRPEVPARAAAAAAVARVLAGLPPHQRHNLSSSSEELSSEELSSIYGSKPSKVLDDLEEEFYEEDFDPVRHVLEHIPTDENELAYFEEKAASRLAQLDRIAERLSRHVMQHHEVMVKGMNLVRELERDLKVANVICMNGRRHLTSSRNEISRDLIVHRNSKKKQALLDMLPILTELRHALDMQVALETLVEEGNFSKAFQVLSEYLQIMDSLSQLSAVQEMSHGVEVWLGKTLQKLDALLLGVCQDFKEESYTTVVDAYALIGDVSGLAEKIQSFFMQEVLSDTHSVLKTLVQKDFENTNVQGARLTYSDLCIQMPESKFRQCLLATLAVLFKLMCSYHAILSFQPVDKKQGEVFALAGDIQHVGTIAQTPVVSSTGEMPATCVSLTDNIAAFHPSNIDNGEEVRDGGETASSSGSPWFQLRKDAATFVSQTLHRGRRNLWQLTTSRVAVLLSSPVVCSTSIHQFLTMYEDLNTFILAGEAFCGSEAVEFRQKVKFVCESYFASFHRQNIYALKLVLEKENWLILPPEVTQVVSFAGLIGDGAALIASTSNSLDTRLGHAHKSNDLAQTNSKRSGFSNWLKNENPFLVKLNCSSNEYTDSYFPGSPSSREVGSSNGSYFKKDSTQENHAENHMNGSPSLSEDENEDLHADFIDEDSQLPSRISKPSRSRHRSTLSNDEEMTAQTGSSLTLLRLMDKYARLMQKLEFVNVELFKGISQLFGIFFHFVFESFVNQSTLPGGKVLTDMLPHKLKTALSRITQDCDQWMKPQSSPFNSSSPTSSNTPFTHMDVTPTSPPSLLAGASFSLKERCAGADTISLVARLLHRSKAHLQSMLLKKNSATVEDFYVHLVDVVPDLVEHIHRTTARLFLHINGYVDRIANAKWELKDLGLEHNGYVDLLLGEFKHYKTRLVTGGIQKEVQDLLLEYGLDNVAETLVEGLSRVKRCTDEGRALMSLDLQVLINGLKHFVSVDVRPKLQIVETFIKAYYLPETEFVHWSRAHPEYSKSQVVGLVNLVATMKGWKRKTRLEVLEKIE